From Mauremys mutica isolate MM-2020 ecotype Southern chromosome 17, ASM2049712v1, whole genome shotgun sequence, one genomic window encodes:
- the DPM3 gene encoding dolichol-phosphate mannosyltransferase subunit 3, giving the protein MTKLVQWLCGLALLGTAWATLALDPLGLHLPLPCQQVLWPFPVYLLVAFGCYSLATIGYRLATFNDCEAAAKELQEQIREARADLSRRGLKF; this is encoded by the coding sequence ATGACCAAGCTGGTGCAGTGGCTGTGCGGACTGGCCCTGCTGGGCACTGCCTGGGCCACCCTGGCCTTagaccccctgggcctccacctccctctgccctgccagcAGGTGCTCTGGCCTTTCCCCGTGTACCTGCTGGTGGCTTTCGGCTGCTACTCCCTGGCGACCATTGGCTACCGCCTGGCTACGTTCAATGACTGTGAGGCTGCGGCAAAGGAGCTTCAGGAGCAGATCAGAGAGGCCCGGGCGGACCTGAGCCGGCGAGGGCTGAAGTTCTGA